Sequence from the Seonamhaeicola sp. ML3 genome:
CAGAAGAAAAGTTCTGCGATACTAATGTAGAAAAGCAGCTTAACAATAGAGGAAGATTTCTTGTGTAACATGGGCAAAATATCTTTAGCAGATAGTTTATCATGTTGTTTCTCCTTATTCCAATCTTTCTTTAATAAATCTAATCCATCCATAGTTCTACGGATTTAAAATGGTTCTTAACTTGTTCTTAATTCTGTTCATCTTCACTCGTGCATTTACTTCGCTAATACCCATAGTTTCACTAATCTCTCTGTAGTCTTTGTCTTCTAAATACAAGAAAACAAGAGCTTTTTCAATGTCGTTTAATTGGTGTACGGCTTTATAAAGTACTTTAAGCTGCTGTTCTTCGGTATCATCATAATCCTCAGATTTCATTTTAAAAGCTACACCATCATAATCTTGCGTACTAATGGTTCTCTTCGATTTTCTGTATAAAGTAATAGCTGTATTTAAACCAACTCTATACATCCAGGTGCTAAATTTGGAGTCGCCTCTAAATTTAGGGTACGCTTTCCATAACTGAATAGTTATCTCCTGGAACAAATCGTTATGCGCATCATAATTATTAGTATACAAGCGACAAACCTTGTGTATAATGTTCTGATGCTTCTCAAGAAGTTCAACAAAATTCTGTTCTGATTCGTTTTTCAATGTGATGGTTTGGTTACAATGATAAGTAGCCAAATATTTTAAAATGTTACAACAAATCTTAAAAATAATATTTTAAAACTCAATTTGTCTACTTCAAATTCGAAGTTTTAGGCCTTCGGGTTATAAAGGGGCTCAACGAAAAGTCGATAATCCACAAAGATAAAACTAAGACTGCTGAGTACTAGGCACACTCAAATAAAACCCAATTCATCCCTAAGATTTTACAGTTCGGTATCTAAAAATTTAAGGATTTTAAATGAGTATGCATTTTTGCCTTGTCAATCAATAATAACGAACAGAAAAGATAAATCATGAAACAGTTAATAGTTATCTTAATCACTTTGTTAAGTATACATTTAAGTGCGCAGACCTCAATTACAGGAAGTGTTTTAAATACAAAAAACGAACCTATTATAGGGGCCAATGTTTATTTAGAAGGTACTTATGATGGTTGTACCTCTAATGATACAGGAGCCTTTACATTCGAAACTACCGAGACAGGTACTCATACTTTGGTGGTTTCATACCTTTCTTATGAAACCTACACAATGGTTGGGGACTTATCATATATGAAAGATTTGACCATCATACTAAAGGATGATGTTAATACGCTTGATGCTGTTGTGCTTTCAGTTGGAACTTTTGCGGCAGGAGACAACAGTAAGGTAAATGTGCTAAAACCCCTAGATGTTGTTACAACAGCAAGTGCATTGGGAGACTTTGTTGGTGCTTTACAAACGCTACCAGGAACATCAACCGTATCGGAAGATGGAAGATTATTTGTTAGAGGTGGTGATGCCAACGAAACTCAAATATTTATCGACGGGATTAGAGTTTTTACACCATATACGCCCACAACCAATAATACGCCAACACGAGGACGGTATTCGCCTTTTTTATTCGATGGTATTACGTTTTCTACGGGTGGTTACTCAGCCGAATATGGACAGGCCCTATCTAGTGTTTTGTTGTTGAATACCATTGATGAACCAGATCAAGAAAAAACAGATATTGGAATTATGAGTGTTGGGGCAACATTGGGAAATACCCAAAAATGGAAAAAAAGTTCATTAAGTGTTAATGCATCTTACATTAATCTAACACCTTATTTAGAGTTGTATCCCGATAGAAACGCATGGGAAAAACCTTTTGAAACAGTTTCTGGGGAGGCTGTGTTTAGGCAAAAAGCAAATAATGGATTATTCAAATTATATGGTGCTTTCGATGCTACAAATTTTCAATTAACTCAAGAAGATATTAATCACCCAAACGGGGTAGGCTTCAAATTAAATAATGATAATGTATACGTTAATGGTTCTTATTCTGGAAAATTAAATAGTACTTGGAATGTGTTTGGGGGTTTGAGTTTTACGCATGCTAATAACCGCATTCAGTTTGATGCCAATAATGTTGATGATACAGAAAACTCCTTACATGCTAAAGTTAAGTTTAAAAATAGAATCAATAACAGGTTTAAGCTCTATTTTGGAGCAGAGTATTTTGCAACCAATTTTAAGGAAAAGTTCCAAAATGAGACAATTAACACACCTAGTTATGGTTTTGAAAATAATATAGCGGCTGCTTTTATAGAGGCTGATATTTTTACGTCGAAAGAACTTGCTTTTAAAACTGGCTTAAGAGCAGAGTATAGCGATATTTTTAATGATTTTACTGTAGCGCCCCGATTATCATTAGGATATAAAACGTCCAATAAAAGCCAGTTGTCTTTGGCTTATGGAAACTTTTATCAGAACCCTTCCAGCAATATTCTAAAGTTTGAACAAGATTTAAAACCTCAAAACACATCACATTATATAGTGAACTATCAATACAATGATGATGGACGCATTTTTCGAGCGGAAGCATATCTCAAAAAGTACAATAACCTAGTTAAGTTCGATACACAGTTTGCATCTTTCGATAGTAGTTTTAATAATTCTGGAAATGGGCACGCTAGCGGCATTGATTTCTTTTGGAGAGATAGTAGAACAATAAAGAATTTTGATTACTGGGCAAGTTACTCTTTTCTGGATACGAAGCGAAATTATAACAATTATCCTGTCGAGGCTCAACCTAATTTTGCCAATACACACAATTTGTCTTTAGTAGGTAAGTATTTCATAACCGATTGGAAAAGTCAAGTTGGTTTTAGCTATGGATTTGCATCGGGGAGAACATTTACAAATCCTAATATACCAGGATTTTTAAATGAAAAAACAAAGTCGTTTAACAGTTTGAGCTTGAATTGGGCTTATCTTGTATCTCCGCAAAAAATACTGTATGCCTCGGTTAATAATGTACTGGGTTTTAAGAACATTAACGGGTATCAGTATTCGAATACTCCAGATTTAAATGGAGATTTTAACAGGCGAGCATTAAGACCAGCGGCAGATCAATTCTTTTTCATAGGTTTCTTTTGGACAATTAGTGAAGACAAGAAGAGTAATCAATTGGATAATTTGTAATTATTTGTAGAGAAAAAACACATGTTTTTATCTGCAAATAATTAATTATATTGCTGTTGATTAATAATTTTAATAAATCATATTTGTGGGACAGGTCATAACATTCGGAGAGGTTTTAATGCGTATTTCACCTCGTGGCAAAAAGAAGTTCATTCAATCTAACGTGGTTGAGTTTTTTTTTGGTGGAACAGAATTAAATGTTGGTATTTCTATTGCAAACTTTGGCGGAAAGGTTAAGCATATTAGTGTGGTTTCTGATGATTTTATTGGTGATACGGCTATTTCCTATATCAACAAGTTTGGGGTTAGTACATCTTCTATTGGCAGAACGAAAAGACCTTTAGGTGTTTATTTTTTTGAAGTTGGAGCAGTTATGAGACCCAGTACGATATCTTATAACCGGTCTCATTCATCGTTTTCAGAAATAAAACCAGAAATGGTGAACTGGCAAAAAGCATTGGCAAAGGGAGAGTGGATGCATTGGACGGGTATTACGCCGGCATTATCTAAAAATGCATTCGATATACTAAAGGCGGGTTTAACTTTAGCAAGGGAAAAAGGCATGACCGTTTCTGCAGATCCAACTTACAGAAGTGGTTTATGGAAATATGGTAAAGACCCCAAACAGGCATTAATTGAATTGTTAGAGCTTTCTACGGTCTTTATTGGGGGTATAAATGAAATGAACGAGGTTCTAGGTACTAATTATTCATACTCTAACGAAGATTTTATTGAAGCCTCCAAGCAATTAATGCAAAAGTTTCCATCTATAGAGAAGGTGTTCGATAAGATACGCACTTCTTTAAACTCCTCATGGCATAAAATAAGAGCCAGAATGTGGAATGGGGAACATTTTCAGGAAACAGAAGATTTAGATATTACTCATATAGTGGATCGTATTGGTACAGGTGATGCTTTTGCTGCAGGGTTGATTTATGGGCTTAGACGTTTTGACGATTTTAAAGCGATGAAATTCGCAAGTGCTGCTTGTGCTTTAAAACATACTTACGAGGGAGATGTTAACTTAACCACGGTAAACGAGGTTATGGGTATTTTAGACGGAAATACTTCAGGAAGATTTAATAGGTAAATTATTAAACTTTTGTCTTCGTTTTATTTTAGTTCCCGAAGTTTCAGCAAACTTTTTTTATCATTCTTGTTCGCAACTATAAAAGAGGTGAAATTCACTTATTATTCATGTTTTAGTTCGGTTAAAATAATCCACTAGTATTAAAAAAAACTTTTTCTATTCATTAAAATACTACCTTTTTAATGGAAAACACTTTGCTTAAGGTGTTGCTTTACAGTGTTTAAGGTCGGTTATTCATGATTTTGGTCATAGTTTAATACTATGTTTAATCATAACTTTAAGATATAAATTTTAGAGTCATGAAACCAAAAAAGAATCCAAACTTAGAAATTGGCCGCAATAGCAGCTTGTATTTTGCTATTGGGTTAAACTTGATGTTACTTTTTTCGTGGCAGATGTTAGAATTCAAGACTTACGAAAAAGATGTAGTATCTATTGACGTTTTAGAAATGGAGAATGAATTGGAAGAAGAAATTCCAATTGTTGATCAAATAGCAACACCTCCGCCACCACCACCGCCTCCAGCTGTAATTCAGGAGAATTTACAGATTGTAGAGGATGTAGAAGATGTTGAAGAAACCATAATCGAAAGTACTGAAACAAGTCAGGACGATGCCATAGCCGATGTTGTGGTAGAAGTTAGCGATGTTGAGGTTGTTGAAATTGAAGAGGAGGTAGAGGTAGCATTCGCTGTTATTGAGGATGTTCCTGTTTATCCAGGCTGTGAAGGGTTGTCTAAAGTTAAAACTAAGGCTTGTTTTCAAAAGAAAATACAAGAACATGTTATAAACCACTTTACTTACCCGCAATCTGCTTTAGATATGGGTATTCAAGGTCGAGTTTCAGTTTTGTTTGTAATAAACTCCAAAGGCTATGTTTCAGGAATTAGATCCAGAGGGCCTGATAGGGTCTTAGAAAAAGAGGCAGAACGCATTATTGGTCTTTTACCAAAGATGAAACCTGGCAAACAAAGAGGTAAACCTGTTAAAGTATCTTATGCAGTGCCTATCTTCTTCAAGTATCAGGAAGGTTAGGGGTGTAAATCGTACTTTATATCAATGTGGGGAAGCCAAGAGATTACAAATCTCTTGGCTTTTTTTGATGATTTACGGTTCATCTCACAAAAACAACAATTCGGTAATTCAATTTTTAAATATGTTGACTTTTGGGAGATATTTGTTTCACAATTAAAAACAAAATAATATGCAAAATCTAGCAACAATTTTTTCTTTGATAGTTCTTAGTGTGTTTCAGGCAATGTATTCTCAAAGTGAAGAACAGAATACAATTACTGTTACGATCACAAATTTCGATACCAATCAAGGAAACGCAGTAATTGGTTTATACAATTCAGAGGGTGATTTTCTGGTAAAAAGTTATAAGAGCATACACACAAACATAACAAACCATAGTTGTAAAGTGGTATTTGAAAACATTCCCGATGGTGTTTACGCTATATCCATGTTCCACGATGAAAATGACAATAAAATACTAGACAAAGGCTCTTGGGGAATACCTAAAGAAGATTATGGTTGTTCTAATAACGCTAAGGGCTTTATGGGGCCACCAAAATGGAAGGATGCTAAATTCGAGGTAAAAGGAAAATCAATAAATCAACATATAAAACTTTAAAAATCAATCAAAAATGAAAAATGTAATCATTATGGCCGTGTTGCTTATTACAGGGCTCGGACAATCTCAAAGTAATTATGAAAAAGGAATGAACAAGGCTTTCGAGCTTTGGGGGCAAGGTAACCCAACAGAAGCTGCAAATTTATTCGAGAGAATAGCCAATGTAGAGCAGGATAATTGGTTGCCATCCTATTACGTGGCCCAAATTAATGTAATTTATAGTTTTGGAGAAAAGGATAAAGATAAGTTAACGTCGAAGTTGAAAAAAGCTCAGGATTTCATTAACGACGCCACTGCTATTTCTAAAAACAATCCTGAAATCATGGTGTTACAGGCCTTGTTGTATACGGCTTGGGTAGCGCACGATGGTGCAACTTATGGCATGACTATGTCGCCAAAAGTAACCGAGATTTATGCTAAGGCAAAAGCCATTAATCCTAATAACCCAAGAGTGGTGTATTGTGAAACAGAGTGGAATATGGGGGCGGCCAAATTTTTTGGACAGGACACAGCACCGTTTTGTAAAGATTTAGAAAAAGCCTTAGAACTTTTTGCTAATTTTAAAGCTGAAACTCAATTTCATCCTAGTTGGGGAAAAGATCGCGTTGAATCGTTATTGAATTCTTGCGGACAATAACGGAAACAAATTTTAATACTTAAAATAACGAAATGAAACACCTAGTTAAAAATATAATAATCTGTTTTATAATTGGAATAACCGTGTTTTTAGCTGGGAGCTTCCTTTCTGATGGGTTTGATAATAAAAGTACCGAAGAATTATTGCTAAGCTTTGTGCTTTATCAACTTTACTCGTTCGTTATCGGGTTTTCCAACATGTATTTTTTCGATTATATGAATAATCGCTTTTGGAAGAAAAATGAAACCGTAAAGCGTATTTTAATAGGAGTTTTTGGTGCAACTTTAATTACTCTAGCGTGTTTGTTTGTTATGAATTTGCTGGTCGCTGTAAGTTTAAGAGGTTGGTCTGTTCAGCAGTTTTTATCAAATCAATCATTTGGTAATTATGAATTTGGTCTATGGGTTACGCTCATTGCTTTATTAATATTCCATGCTATTTATTTTTATAATAGATATCAACAAAACAGAATAAAAGAGCAAAAGGTAATTGCTGGTACCGCTAGTGCTAAATTCGATGCTTTAAAGAATCAGCTAGACCCACATTTTCTGTTTAACAGTCTAAATGTTTTAACTAGCTTAATTGATGAGAATCCAGATAAAGCACAAGATTTTACAACTTCGTTGTCTAAAGTATATCGTTATGTTTTGGAGCAAAAAAATAAGGAATTAGTTTCTGTAGATGAAGAACTGCAGTTTGCCAAAACTTACATGTCTTTGTTAAAAATGCGATTTGAAGACAGTATTGTTTTTAACATGCCAGAAAAGGCTATCAATCCAGAAAGCAAGGTGGTGCCTTTGTCGCTTCAGTTATTGTTAGAGAATGCAGTTAAGCATAATATGGTTACCTCTAGTAAACCATTGCACATAAAGATTTTAGAAGAAGATGGGTATTTAATAGTTCAGAATAACCTACAGCCCAAGCAAATAGTGAAAAAGAGTAGCGGTGTCGGCCTAAGTAATATTATGCAGCGCTACGACTTATTAACCACAAGAAAAATAGATATCAATAAAGAATCAACTAAGTTTTCGGTAGCTATACCGATACTTACAAAACAAATATCGGTTATGAGACCAAAATCATCAAATGAAATAGACGACAGTTATTTGCGTGCTCGAAATCACGTAGAAGAGCTTAAAGGCTTTTATTATAGCCTAGTATCATACATTTTTGTAATTCCTTTTTTAGCTTTTATCAATTATAAGACCTATTGGAACTTCCAATGGTTTTGGTTTCCCATGTTAGGTTGGGGAATAGGGTTGGTGTTTCAGGCCTTCAGAGTTTTTGTAAACGATGGTGCCTTTGGAAGAAACTGGGAAAAACGAAAAATTGAACAGTTCATGCGAGATGAGGAATCATCATCTCGATGGAATTAAAAAAAACAACTTATGAGACGATTAGAAGAAACAAATACAGAGGATAGATTTAGAAAGGAAGATGCTTATTTAAGAGCTCAAAAAAGAATAAAGGAGCTTAAAGGTTTTTATGCCCATGCTTTTTGGTACGTGGCCGTTAATATTTTTATTTTCGTGACTATCGGTGCGAATTCAAACTGGAACGTTTGGCACTTTGGTACCTTTGCGACACCTATATTTTGGGGTATTGGCTTAGCTTTTCATGCCCTTGGTGTTTTTGGAAAGAATTTATTTTTCAGTAAATCTTGGGAAGAGAGACAAATCAAGAAGTTTCTCGAAGAAGATGAAAGGAGATTGAATTGACCATGGCATCCAAAGAGGATATAAACAAGTATTCCAAAGCTAAAGAGCGGGTTAAACATGTTAAAATGTTTTATTTGCATTTGGTGGGGTATTTTATAGTTGTAGTACTTTTGTTGTACAATGTTTATATTTTAGGAGAAAACAACCCATACAAAGATTTCTTTCTATGGTTTAATTCCATCATAATTATAGCTTGGACGGTTTTTATCATATTGCATGGTAGGTGGGTGTTTAAAGGCAAAACATTTTTCTCTAAATCATGGGAAGACAAGAAAGCTCGTGAATTTTTGGAAAAACAAAAAGATAAAGACGATAATACAAAAATTTGGGAATAACATGAGAGTCATAATTATAGAAGATGAAAAACCATCGGCAAGACGTTTGCAACGTATGCTCGAAAAGTTAAATATTCAAGCCGAGACGATGCTACATTCTGTAGAGGAATCTTTGTCTTGGTTTCAGGAGAACGAACATCCCGATTTAATTTTTTTAGATATTCAGTTAAGTGATGGATTGTCCTTCGAAATTTTTGAGGCCATAACCATTAAATCGGCTATAATTTTTACCACTGCCTACGATGAATACGCACTTCAGGCCTTTAAGCTCAATAGTATCGACTATTTACTTAAGCCTATTGATTCTGAAGATTTAAAAACCGCAGTCGATAAGTATAAGGAGCGTTCTCCAGAAAAACAGGCTGTGACTTTAGATTTTTCGGATATTAAGAAGCTATTGGTCAATCCTATAGATAGGGAATATAAGAAGCGATTTTCTGTAAAAGTCGGGCAGCATTTAAAACTCATAAATGTTGACGATATTGAGTGTTTTTACAGTGAAAACAAAGGCACTTATTTACATACTGCTGAAGGTAGAAATTATCTTTTGGATAAAACTTTAGACCAACTCGAGGACGAGCTGGAACCTCGCTCATTCTTTAGGATAAACCGAAAATTCTATGTGAATATCAATGCCATTAGGGATATGGTAAGTTACACCAATTCAAGGTTGCAAATTAAATTGAACTCTTACAAAGAGCAAGATGTTATTGTGGCGAGAGAACGTGTAAAAGATTTTAAATCTTGGTTGGAATAAGTTAAGAAAGCCCCTCGTAAATCAATGTCGCTGTTTTTTCACTAGCACCTTTACCTCCAAGCGCTTTTTCGAGTTCGTAATAATCTTCAAAAAGCTTTTTTCGATTTTGGGTGTCCAGAATCTTTTCTAATTCTAACTTTAAGTTTTTCTTGTTGAAATTATTTTGAATGAGTTCAGTGACAACTTCCCTGTCCATTATGAGGTTTACAAGTGAAATAAACTTAAGTGTAATAATGCGTTTAGCAATATGATAGGAGATGGCACTGCCTTTGTAACAAACCACTTGAGGTACTTTAAACAAAGCGGTTTCTAGAGTTGCTGTCCCCGATGTTACCAAGGCTGCATGCGATACACTCAATAAATCATAGGTTTTGTTTGGTATAAACTTAACATGGTCTGTTGTAATGAACTGCTCATAAAAACTGTAGTCTTGGCTTGGAGCGCCACCAATAACAAACTGATACGTTGGGAAATCATCCACTAAACTTAACATGACCGAAAGCATTTTCGTTATTTCCTGTTTTCGGCTTCCTGGTAACAATGCTATAATGGGTTTATCGCTTAAGTTGTGTGTTTTTCGGAATTCGTAATCATCAACTTGTACTCTATCAGAAATGGCATCAATTAAAGGATGGCCAACAAATTCGGTATGATAACCGTATTTTTTATAAAATGGTTTAACAAAGGGAAGGATAACGAACATAGCATCTATATCGCGCTTAATAGCTTTGACCCTGCTGGCTCTAGATGCCCAAACTTGAGGTGAAATATAGTAATTGGTTCTAAAGCCCTCGGCTTTTGCCCATTTTGCAATACGTAAATTAAAACCAGAATTATCGATAAAAATAACAACATCTGGCTCGAATGCCTTGATGTCATCCTTGCAAAAAGAAATGAGTTTAAATATTTTTCTGAGGTTCATAATCACTTCAGAAAATCCCATAAACGCACGTTCTTTGTAATGTTTAACAAGGGTGCCGCCAGTGGATTCCATGAGGTCGCCTCCCCAAAAACGAATGTCGGCATGAACGTCTTGGCGATATAAAGCCTTCATAAGGTTAGAGCCATGTAGGTCTCCGGAAGCTTCTCCTGCAAGTATATAATATTTCACGTAATGCTAAGTGTTTTTGGTTTTAGGGTTTACTTCTCGTTTAAGAAATGAATTGGCTATTAAAAATTGAATTTGATAAGGCATTAATCAAATCGATAGTATTTAGAACAATTTAAAAACAAAAGTAAAAACTGCAATAAAAACAGTGATTAATAGTACGCCTCTAGCTCTATAATCTTGCTTTTTCTTTATAAAAATAAAAAAGGCTATTAAATTTAAAACAGCACCCAAACTAATTAGTTTTCCTAAAAAACCCTCATCGGCTGCAGCTTTAATTACGGTTGTAAAATCATCGCCGTTTCCCAGTAAGGAAGCTGTTGCTATCAAGCCAATAGCATTGGCTACCAAACCAACAAAAATACCAATAAAAATGTCCTTTTTCATATATTAATTAGGATCGTTAAAGTTCCAATTGTTAATTGTTTTTATTGCTGAATACGCTGTTAAATCGAATTGGGTGGGAACCACAGAAATATATCCGTTTTCTAGGGCGTATTCATCGGTGTCTTTACCGCCATCGAGATTTACGAATTTACCACTGAGCCAATAGTAATCCTTACCCGTAGGGTTTACACGTTTATCAAAAGCTTCCACCCAGTTTCCTCGTGCTTGTCTGCAAACCTTTATGCCTTTGATATCCTTTTCAGGGATATTCGGAATGTTAACATTAAGTACGGTGTCTTTGGGTAGTTTGTTATTTAAGACCTCTTTAGTGATCCTCTTAACAAAGGCTTCCGAAGCCTGAAAATCAGCATCCCAAGAATAATCTAGCAGAGAAAAACCAATAGCAGGAATCCCTTCTATACCGGCCTCTACAGCTGCGCTCATTGTGCCCGAATAAATAACATTGATTGAGGCATTAGAGCCGTGGTTAATACCAGATACACACAGGTCTGGTTTTCTGTCCAATAGTTCCCTAATGGCCAGTTTTACGCAGTCTGCTGGGGTTCCAGAACATCGGTATTCCGTTTGTGGGCCATTATCGATGGTAACCTTATTAACATAAAGAGTAGCATCTACAGTAATGGCGTGCCCCATACCACTTTGCGGACTGTCTGGTGCAACTACGACAACATTACCAATAGTATTCATTATGTTTATTAAAGTTCTAATGCCCGGGGCGTTGATGCCGTCGTCGTTAGTCACTAGAATAAGGGGTTTTTCTGTCATGACCTGAGTGATAAAAACACCGCTAAAATACATAATTTCACAAGGAAACCCTTGTTTTCTCTCCTTTAACAAAAAATTAGGGGGTATTTGCCGATGTTGGCATAGTTTTTTCTTTATTTTAGTGAATTATTACTATTTTTAATAGGACGCCAAAAAAACTATTGATGAGAAAAATTATGAAAAGGAATTATAAAGTTCTATCATTACTGCTGCTCTTAGCCTTTGCCTCGTGCAGTTTTACCACAAAAACATTCGATAACCCAGATAAGGATAAATTACTCGTTCAAATAATAACTTTTGTTTTGGAGCGTGGTCATTTTGATCCTATAGCTATGGATGATTCTTTTTCTGAAAATCTGTTTCAGAATTATATAGATGTAATGGATCCGTTAAAGCGCTATTTCTACGAATCGGATATTAAGGATTTTGAAAAATACAAGTACACGTTAGATGATCAACTAAAGGCAACCGATGTTACTTTTTTCAATATCACATACGATAGACTTGAAAAACGCATTGAAGAAGCTAAAGAAATTTACAGAGAAGTATTTTCTAAACCATTCGATTATACTATCGATGAAACTGTAGATACAGATTACGATAAGCACAGTTTTGCCAAGAACAAAAAAGAGCTCAAAGACCGTTGGAGAAAGCATATGAAATTCGGTACCTTGTCTAATTACGATGACATCAAAATAGAGGAAAAGCAAAAGAAAGAAAAGGACCCTTCTTATGTGATGAAAAGTGATGAGGAAATTGAAAAACAAGCAAGGGAAGCGGCTTTTGAGTCTATAGAAAGTATCTACAGTGATGTTATTGATGATTTAAAAAGAGAGGATAGATTTGGAATCTACATAAACACCATAGTTGAAGAGTTTGATCCTCACACCTACTATTTAGCTCCAAGAAACAAAGAGGCTTTCGATATGGATATGTCTGGGAAGTTAGAAGGTATTGGTGCCAGACTTCAGAAACGAATGGATTACATTAAAATTGTGGAATTGATTTCTGGAGGGCCAGCATGGAGAAGTAAGGAGCTTGAAGTAGAAGATGTTATTCTTAAGGTGAAGCAGGAGGATGAAGAATTCCCAATCGATATTGTTGGTATGCGCATTAATGATGCTATCAAATACATAAAAGGGCCTAAAGGCACAAAAGTAACCTTGACCATAAAAAAAGTAGACGGTACTATCAAAGACGTTACCATTGTTAGGGATGTTGTGGAGTTGGGTGAAACCTACGCTAAATCATCGGTGGTAGAAAAAGATGGGAAGACATTTGGGATTATTAATCTACCGAAATTTTATGTCGATTTTAATGACTACAAGAACATAAACGCAGCGCAAGATGTAAAAAGAGAAATTGAGCGTTTAAAAGAAGAGGGCATGGAAGGTCTTATCCTCGATTTAAGAAACAACGGAGGAGGTTCTCTGCCAACCGTAGTTGATATGGCTGGTTTATTCATCAAAGATGGACCTATTGTTCAGGTGCGTTCTACGGGTGCCAATAAGGAAGTTTTAAA
This genomic interval carries:
- a CDS encoding RNA polymerase sigma factor, coding for MKNESEQNFVELLEKHQNIIHKVCRLYTNNYDAHNDLFQEITIQLWKAYPKFRGDSKFSTWMYRVGLNTAITLYRKSKRTISTQDYDGVAFKMKSEDYDDTEEQQLKVLYKAVHQLNDIEKALVFLYLEDKDYREISETMGISEVNARVKMNRIKNKLRTILNP
- a CDS encoding TonB-dependent receptor domain-containing protein; translated protein: MKQLIVILITLLSIHLSAQTSITGSVLNTKNEPIIGANVYLEGTYDGCTSNDTGAFTFETTETGTHTLVVSYLSYETYTMVGDLSYMKDLTIILKDDVNTLDAVVLSVGTFAAGDNSKVNVLKPLDVVTTASALGDFVGALQTLPGTSTVSEDGRLFVRGGDANETQIFIDGIRVFTPYTPTTNNTPTRGRYSPFLFDGITFSTGGYSAEYGQALSSVLLLNTIDEPDQEKTDIGIMSVGATLGNTQKWKKSSLSVNASYINLTPYLELYPDRNAWEKPFETVSGEAVFRQKANNGLFKLYGAFDATNFQLTQEDINHPNGVGFKLNNDNVYVNGSYSGKLNSTWNVFGGLSFTHANNRIQFDANNVDDTENSLHAKVKFKNRINNRFKLYFGAEYFATNFKEKFQNETINTPSYGFENNIAAAFIEADIFTSKELAFKTGLRAEYSDIFNDFTVAPRLSLGYKTSNKSQLSLAYGNFYQNPSSNILKFEQDLKPQNTSHYIVNYQYNDDGRIFRAEAYLKKYNNLVKFDTQFASFDSSFNNSGNGHASGIDFFWRDSRTIKNFDYWASYSFLDTKRNYNNYPVEAQPNFANTHNLSLVGKYFITDWKSQVGFSYGFASGRTFTNPNIPGFLNEKTKSFNSLSLNWAYLVSPQKILYASVNNVLGFKNINGYQYSNTPDLNGDFNRRALRPAADQFFFIGFFWTISEDKKSNQLDNL
- a CDS encoding sugar kinase, which gives rise to MGQVITFGEVLMRISPRGKKKFIQSNVVEFFFGGTELNVGISIANFGGKVKHISVVSDDFIGDTAISYINKFGVSTSSIGRTKRPLGVYFFEVGAVMRPSTISYNRSHSSFSEIKPEMVNWQKALAKGEWMHWTGITPALSKNAFDILKAGLTLAREKGMTVSADPTYRSGLWKYGKDPKQALIELLELSTVFIGGINEMNEVLGTNYSYSNEDFIEASKQLMQKFPSIEKVFDKIRTSLNSSWHKIRARMWNGEHFQETEDLDITHIVDRIGTGDAFAAGLIYGLRRFDDFKAMKFASAACALKHTYEGDVNLTTVNEVMGILDGNTSGRFNR
- a CDS encoding energy transducer TonB is translated as MKPKKNPNLEIGRNSSLYFAIGLNLMLLFSWQMLEFKTYEKDVVSIDVLEMENELEEEIPIVDQIATPPPPPPPPAVIQENLQIVEDVEDVEETIIESTETSQDDAIADVVVEVSDVEVVEIEEEVEVAFAVIEDVPVYPGCEGLSKVKTKACFQKKIQEHVINHFTYPQSALDMGIQGRVSVLFVINSKGYVSGIRSRGPDRVLEKEAERIIGLLPKMKPGKQRGKPVKVSYAVPIFFKYQEG
- a CDS encoding DUF2141 domain-containing protein, giving the protein MQNLATIFSLIVLSVFQAMYSQSEEQNTITVTITNFDTNQGNAVIGLYNSEGDFLVKSYKSIHTNITNHSCKVVFENIPDGVYAISMFHDENDNKILDKGSWGIPKEDYGCSNNAKGFMGPPKWKDAKFEVKGKSINQHIKL
- a CDS encoding M48 family metallopeptidase produces the protein MKNVIIMAVLLITGLGQSQSNYEKGMNKAFELWGQGNPTEAANLFERIANVEQDNWLPSYYVAQINVIYSFGEKDKDKLTSKLKKAQDFINDATAISKNNPEIMVLQALLYTAWVAHDGATYGMTMSPKVTEIYAKAKAINPNNPRVVYCETEWNMGAAKFFGQDTAPFCKDLEKALELFANFKAETQFHPSWGKDRVESLLNSCGQ
- a CDS encoding histidine kinase; translated protein: MKHLVKNIIICFIIGITVFLAGSFLSDGFDNKSTEELLLSFVLYQLYSFVIGFSNMYFFDYMNNRFWKKNETVKRILIGVFGATLITLACLFVMNLLVAVSLRGWSVQQFLSNQSFGNYEFGLWVTLIALLIFHAIYFYNRYQQNRIKEQKVIAGTASAKFDALKNQLDPHFLFNSLNVLTSLIDENPDKAQDFTTSLSKVYRYVLEQKNKELVSVDEELQFAKTYMSLLKMRFEDSIVFNMPEKAINPESKVVPLSLQLLLENAVKHNMVTSSKPLHIKILEEDGYLIVQNNLQPKQIVKKSSGVGLSNIMQRYDLLTTRKIDINKESTKFSVAIPILTKQISVMRPKSSNEIDDSYLRARNHVEELKGFYYSLVSYIFVIPFLAFINYKTYWNFQWFWFPMLGWGIGLVFQAFRVFVNDGAFGRNWEKRKIEQFMRDEESSSRWN
- a CDS encoding 2TM domain-containing protein produces the protein MRRLEETNTEDRFRKEDAYLRAQKRIKELKGFYAHAFWYVAVNIFIFVTIGANSNWNVWHFGTFATPIFWGIGLAFHALGVFGKNLFFSKSWEERQIKKFLEEDERRLN
- a CDS encoding 2TM domain-containing protein, which produces MASKEDINKYSKAKERVKHVKMFYLHLVGYFIVVVLLLYNVYILGENNPYKDFFLWFNSIIIIAWTVFIILHGRWVFKGKTFFSKSWEDKKAREFLEKQKDKDDNTKIWE